The Pseudochaenichthys georgianus chromosome 8, fPseGeo1.2, whole genome shotgun sequence genome has a segment encoding these proteins:
- the tnrc6c1 gene encoding trinucleotide repeat-containing gene 6C protein isoform X1 — translation MEDKKKKKQEEKKKKEAAQKKATEQRTKVPESAKLDPTPPLPPVNPSAAPSVPPSSGNGKRAPSGGQPQTAQQTLPQQRYPPREVPPRFRQQEHKQLLKRGQPLPSGTLPLTTTGRPATTEPAAAVATHSSPSCSSSSTSSLPTELPPQSGQGAQYDNPLWGSQHLPANRSATSAASSTNLSGWDQLIIDQKETEAWPSITLSQSQAPPGGCHLDTDPGHLTNSSSNSTSSSCSTVSMATGANSQTGHFSANHLSSKANSGPSPANHTGTSTLSSQVAANRSWGSGPGSSHCPSQSSVGSEGKNDSPVGGGNSRGWGSSPTSTTNFNLNLNPNANPSAWPVLGHDGVGTGGGSSGGANTISPPQPSPNLCNPPAPPPAQTSNCTGANTNSNSLGIGSAWGSMMASDAPEPHPSPSTNVSFSSEPQNLNTDGPNHTNKQEPPSPIRSLPSWGNAAVGLGSMGQTPPGGSQVNGEDGSSVWGNSGDSKAPSSKEVSGWESGWSRGGGGAGSSGGWGDQSGGNWGKPCTEEAPGGWDTPTSPPQDPKASPWNRAVSTAAASEGSSDSTEAHPQHKDPSPRDNPAPLVPAQDLDPRVLCNTGWGQTPVRQHTSWDMDAKRKKEAAAAAAAAAAAESWGSGPTTPNDAQGPSKANIAPPQRSDPGSKNDVPGSQGASGWGGSIVANNQPSSGWGEPPNNNKPSGGPGGWENPPAAGPTTSIPKNGGQSWGEEKSSGWDDSRNKLTSQGWGEQPKASHSWSNSGGSNNAGDWREPEESKKSPTNPGWEGEAGGWKENPRGWGMSPSAPGIPAAGGNGGWGEPVCQRPTGPPQSWGGKPQEGPTPQSWGGKPQEGRTPQSWGGKPQEGPTPQSWGGKPQEGPTPQSWGGKPQEGPSPQSWGGKPQEGPSPQSWGGKPQEGPAPQSWGGKPQEGPTSQSWGGKPQEGPSGGSSGGGNMDSWSGSGPAKQGGGWGGSKKESLADPTGWEEPSPPSIRRKMEIDDGTSAWGDPVTYSKSVNLWDRNNPGKSQAKVTTGGNCPPGPNNTHSHSHNHPHHGPPAPLQNHTQNSQNQGPSSGPMEPVVQHQSGPSHNRGPLISQGWGEIPNSHTKSESSWGEAPPPPVSTDNGTSAWNKSTGGWGDNNPDSYSRGNPTMTSASCKPAPKPMQDGWGGGGEELNMQGGQWDAEDGDMWNNSASHENNSSCNSWGNASKKGPPKLSQGKVQGKQEDAWIMNRLIKQLTDMGFPRDPAEEALKSNNMSLDQAMSALLEKKTELDKRGMGLSGHDYNNGLINKPMGCPRPTILSKDPSADPRSPFMDKQMQSGMFGGGGAAQARAMQQPQPPPHPSVPPLSSSQPSLRAQVPQFLSPQVQAQLLQFAAKNIGLNPALLTSPINPQHMTLLNQLYQLQLAYQRLQIQQQMLQAQRNVSGPIRQQEQQVARTINNMQQQIQQHQRQLAQALLMKQQQQQPPPSHSGLHPGGSKSSLDSFPGHPQAPGLPDLQTKEPQSSLNPYSPYSLSGLNPNMNVNCMEVGGMSMKEPPQPQSRLSQWTHPNSIESLSGSSSPLEPHMGKHGGNLGPPGKPHQMEDSYSPYNLMSSSDSPTSPLVPQDNWGQGKRDNDKMANGTNINWPPEFCPGVPWKGLQNIDPETDPNVTPGSVPSGPTINTNIQDVNRYLMRDRSGGSSPTSSQSEALPPSTDWPVSAYTSSFSPSSPESDDAGKLSEMKSTWSPGPISHSQASLSHELWKVPQGHNRSSNMAPSRPPPGLTNPKPSSTWGGNSLGLAQGWSSSYTSAGTTWSTDSSTRTSSWLVLRNLTPQIDGSTLRTLCMQHGPLITFHLNLTQGNAVVRYSSKDEAAKAQKSLHMCVLGNTTILAEFAGEEEVNRFFAQGQLLGGTTSWQASPGSNQTRMGGSGAPHPIGHSPHWNNNNGSSSSLGGGAKSGGELLWGGVQQYSSLWGPPSGEEGRVMGSPTQINTLLPGDLLSGESM, via the exons AACTGCCCCCACAAAGTGGCCAGGGAGCCCAGTATGATAATCCCCTCTGGGGATCTCAACACCTGCCAGCTAACAGGAGTGCCACAAGTGCTGCATCTTCCACCAACCTCAGCGGCTGGGATCAACTGATCATTGACCAGAAAGAAACAGAGGCTTGGCCTTCTATTACCCTCAGCCAGAGCCAGGCCCCTCCAGGAGGATGCCATTTGGACACTGACCCTGGTCATCTGACCAACAGCAGCAGCAATAGTactagtagtagttgtagtaccGTGAGTATGGCTACGGGCGCCAATAGCCAGACAGGCCACTTCTCTGCCAACCACCTTAGCAGCAAGGCCAACAGTGGGCCCAGCCCTGCCAATCATACTGGAACCAGCACGCTCTCCAGCCAGGTTGCAGCCAATCGCAGCTGGGGCTCTGGGCCTGGATCCTCCCATTGCCCCTCCCAGTCCTCAGTGGGGAGTGAAGGGAAGAACGACAGCCCAGTCGGGGGAGGAAACAGCAGGGGTTGGGGGTCTTCACCAACCTCCACCACCAACTTTAACTTGAACCTAAACCCTAATGCCAACCCGTCTGCCTGGCCGGTGTTGGGGCATGACGGGGTTGGCACAGGGGGAGGCAGCTCAGGGGGAGCCAACACCATTTCACCTCCTCAACCTTCACCCAACCTCTGTAACCCGCCTGCCCCCCCACCAGCCCAGACCAGCAACTGTACTGGAGCCAACACTAACAGCAACTCTTTGGGGATTGGCAGCGCCTGGGGCAGCATGATGGCCTCCGACGCGCCAGAGCCACACCCCTCCCCGTCCACGAATGTGTCTTTCAGTTCAGAACCTCAGAACCTTAATACTGATGGACCAAATCACACTAATAAGCAGGAACCCCCTAGCCCCATCCGCAGCTTGCCTAGCTGGGGTAATGCAGCTGTAGGCTTGGGTTCCATGGGCCAGACCCCCCCAGGGGGCTCTCAGGTCAATGGAGAAGATGGTAGCTCAGTATGGGGTAACAGTGGCGACTCAAAGGCACCTTCATCTAAGGAGGTATCTGGCTGGGAATCTGGCTGGAGCCGTGGAGGAGGTGGAGCAGGAAGCTCTGGAGGCTGGGGGGACCAGTCAGGTGGGAACTGGGGGAAGCCGTGCACTGAGGAGGCCCCGGGAGGCTGGGACACACCCACCTCTCCTCCCCAGGACCCAAAGGCTAGTCCTTGGAACAGAGCTGTGAGCACAGCTGCTGCAAGTGAAGGCAGCAGTGACAGCACGGAGGCCCACCCCCAGCACAAAGACCCCTCACCCCGAGATAATCCTGCTCCCTTGGTGCCTGCCCAGGATCTGGACCCCAGAGTGTTGTGTAACACTGGCTGGGGACAGACTCCTGTCCGCCAGCACACTTCCTGGGACATGGACGCTAAACGGAAGaaggaagcagcagcagcagcagcagcagcagcagcagcggaaTCATGGGGCTCTGGCCCTACTACTCCAAATGATGCCCAGGGGCCCTCCAAGGCTAACATTGCCCCCCCTCAAAGGAGTGACCCCGGGAGCAAAAATGATGTGCCTGGTTCTCAGGGAGCTTCAGGTTGGGGTGGAAGCATTGTTGCTAACAACCAGCCTAGCTCTGGTTGGGGAGAGCCTCCCAACAACAATAAGCCCTCGGGCGGCCCTGGTGGCTGGGAGAATCCTCCAGCAGCAGGGCCCACCACCAGTATACCCAAGAATGGGGGTCAATCCTGGGGAGAGGAGAAGTCATCCGGGTGGGATGATTCTCGCAACAAGCTAACATCCCAAGGCTGGGGAGAGCAACCCAAAGCATCCCACAGCTGGAGCAATAGTGGAGGGAGCAATAATGCTGGGGACTGGAGGGAACCAGAGGAGAGCAAAAAGAGTCCCACCAACCCGGGCTGGGAGGGGGAGGCAGGAGGCTGGAAGGAAAACCCAAGAGGTTGGGGGATGTCTCCTTCAGCACCTGGGATACCTGCAGCTGGAGGAAATGGGGGCTGGGGAGAGCCAGTTTGCCAGCGCCCCACTGGCCCTCCTCAAAGTTGGGGAGGCAAGCCTCAAGAGGGGCCCACTCCTCAAAGTTGGGGAGGCAAGCCTCAAGAGGGGCGCACTCCTCAAAGTTGGGGAGGCAAGCCTCAAGAGGGGCCCACTCCTCAAAGTTGGGGAGGCAAGCCTCAAGAGGGGCCCACTCCTCAAAGTTGGGGAGGCAAGCCTCAAGAGGGACCCAGTCCTCAAAGTTGGGGAGGCAAGCCTCAAGAGGGACCCAGTCCTCAAAGTTGGGGAGGCAAGCCTCAAGAGGGGCCCGCTCCTCAAAGTTGGGGAGGCAAGCCTCAAGAGGGGCCCACTTCTCAAAGTTGGGGAGGCAAGCCTCAAGAGGGGCCCAGTGGTGGTAGTAGTGGAGGAGGGAACATGGACTCTTGGTCTGGCTCAGGCCCAGCAAAGCAGGGTGGAGGCTGGGGGGGCAGTAAGAAGGAGTCCTTAGCTGATCCCACAGGCTGGGAAGAGCCCTCCCCACCTTCAATCCGACGTAAGATGGAGATTGATGATGGGACCTCAGCTTGGGGGGACCCTGTAACCTACAGCAAGTCAGTCAACCTGTGGGACAGGAACAATCCAGGAAAGTCCCAAGCTAAAGTTACCACTGGAGGCAATTGCCCCCCAGGCCCCAACAACACCCATTCCCACTCACACAATCACCCCCATCACGGGCCGCCTGCACCTTTACAGAACCACACCCAAAACTCCCAAAACCAAGGACCCAGCAGTGGGCCCATGGAGCCCGTTGTTCAACACCAGTCGGGGCCATCTCACAACAGGGGTCCCTTGATATCTCAAG GTTGGGGAGAGATACCGAACTCCCACACAAAATCAGAGAGCTCTTGGGGGGAAGCTCCTCCCCCTCCGGTCAGCACCGACAACGGGACGTCTGCTTGGAACAAATCCACCGGCGGCTGGGGAGACAACAACCCGGACAGCTACAGCCGGGGCAACCCCACAATGACATCTGCTTCTTGCAAACCTG CCCCCAAACCTATGCAAGACGGGTGGGGAGGTGGAGGTGAAGAGCTGAACATGCAGGGGGGTCAGTGGGACGCTGAGGATGGAGACATGTGGAACAACTCTGCCTCCCATGAGAACAACTCCTCCTGTAACTCCTGGGGCAATGCATCCAAAAAAGGCCCACCGAAG CTCTCCCAGGGAAAAGTCCAAGGGAAGCAGGAAGATGCCTGGATCATGAACCGTCTCATCAAACAGCTGACGGACATGGGCTTCCCT AGGGATCCGGCAGAGGAGGCTCTGAAGAGCAACAACATGAGTCTGGATCAGGCCATGAGTGCCCTGCTGGAGAAGAAGACGGAGCTGGACAAGAGGGGGATGGGGTTATCCGGCCACGACTACAACAACGGGCTCATCAACAAGCCTATGGGCTGCCCTCGGCCTACAATTCTTTCCAAAGACCCCTCAGCAGACCCTCGCTCGCCCTTCATGGACAAG CAGATGCAGAGTGGAATGTTTGGCGGTGGTGGAGCAGCACAAGCCCGGGCCATGCAGCAGCCTCAGCCGCCCCCCCACCCGTCAGTGCCGCCGCTCAGTTCCTCTCAGCCGAGTCTACGTGCTCAAGTGCCTCAGTTTCTCTCCCCTCAG gttcaaGCACAGCTCTTACAGTTTGCAGCAAAAAACATTGGTCTGAATCCTGCACTTTTAACCTCACCAATAAACCCTCAACATATGACCCTTCTGAATCAACTTTACCAGCTGCAACTG GCATACCAGCGTTTACAAATTCAGCAGCAGATGTTGCAGGCGCAGCGAAACGTTTCTGGCCCTATTCGACAACAAGAGCAGCAA GTTGCACGTACAATCAATAACATGCAGCAGCAGATCCAACAGCACCAGCGTCAGCTGGCCCAGGCCCTGCTGAtgaagcagcagcaacagcagccgcCCCCCTCCCACTCGGGCCTGCATCCTGGTGGGTCCAAATCCTCCCTGGATTCATTTCCAGGTCACCCCCAGGCTCCAGGCCTCCCCGACCTGCAGACCAAAGAGCCGCAGTCATCTCTGAACCCTTACAGCCCGTACTCTCTCT CTGGACTGAATCCAAACATGAATGTAAACTGCATGGAGGTGGGAGGTATGTCTATGAAGGAACCCCCCCAGCCTCAATCGCGCCTATCGCAGTGGACGCATCCCAACTCCATCGAAAGCCTCTCTGGAAGCTCCTCTCCTCTAGAGCCTCACATGGGCAAGCATG GTGGTAACCTGGGCCCCCCAGGTAAGCCCCATCAGATGGAGGACTCTTACAGCCCCTACAACCTGATGTCCAGCTCAGACTCTCCTACCAGCCCCCTGGTCCCTCAGGACAACTGGGGGCAGGGCAAGAGAGACAACGACAAGATGGCTAATGGGACCAATATCAACTGGCCTCCAG AGTTCTGCCCTGGTGTGCCGTGGAAAGGCCTCCAGAATATTGACCCTGAGACCGACCCAAATGTGACCCCCGGCAGCGTCCCCAGCGGGCCCACCATCAACACCAACATCCAAGATGTCAACCGCTACCTGATGCGGGACAGGAGTGGAG GCTCCTCCCCCACTTCATCTCAGAGCGAGGCTCTGCCTCCCTCCACTGATTGGCCAGTCAGTGCCTACACTAGCTCGTTCAGTCCGTCGTCCCCGGAGTCGGACGATGCAG GTAAACTGTCGGAGATGAAATCCACTTGGTCTCCAGGCCCCATTTCTCACAGTCAGGCCTCTCTGTCCCACGAGCTGTGGAAGGTTCCCCAGGGCCATAACCGGAGCAGCAACATGGCCCCTTCCCGACCCCCGCCTGGCCTCACCAACCCCAAGCCTTCTTCAACCTGGGGGGGCAACTCGCTGGGCCTGGCCCAAGGCTGGAGCAGCTCTTACACCTCAG CAGGTACCACATGGAGCACAGACAGCTCCACCAGGACCAGCAGCTGGCTGGTTCTGAGGAACCTCACTCCACAG atTGATGGTTCGACTCTGCGCACACTGTGCATGCAACACGGCCCCCTCATCACATTCCACCTCAACCTGACGCAGGGCAACGCTGTGGTGCGCTACAGCTCCAAGGATGAAGCTGCTAAGGCTCAGAAGTCACTGCACAT GTGCGTGCTCGGGAACACCACCATCCTGGCAGAGTTTGCTGGGGAAGAGGAAGTGAACCGCTTCTTTGCACAGGGCCAGTTGCTGGGCGGAACCACCAGCTGGCAGGCCTCTCCGGGCTCCAATCAGACGAGGATGGGAGGGTCCGGAGCCCCCCACCCCATCGGCCACTCGCCCCACTGGAACAACAACAACGGCAGCAGCAGTAGCCTGGGAGGCGGAGCAAAGTCGGGCGGAGAGCTGCTGTGGGGCGGTGTGCAGCAGTACTCCAGCCTGTGGGGACCCCCGAGTGGAGAGGAGGGACGCGTCATGGGGAGTCCCACCCAAATCAATACACTGCTGCCTGGGGACCTGCTGAGTGGAGAGTCCATGTAG
- the tnrc6c1 gene encoding trinucleotide repeat-containing gene 6C protein isoform X5, with the protein MEDKKKKKQEEKKKKEAAQKKATEQRTKELPPQSGQGAQYDNPLWGSQHLPANRSATSAASSTNLSGWDQLIIDQKETEAWPSITLSQSQAPPGGCHLDTDPGHLTNSSSNSTSSSCSTVSMATGANSQTGHFSANHLSSKANSGPSPANHTGTSTLSSQVAANRSWGSGPGSSHCPSQSSVGSEGKNDSPVGGGNSRGWGSSPTSTTNFNLNLNPNANPSAWPVLGHDGVGTGGGSSGGANTISPPQPSPNLCNPPAPPPAQTSNCTGANTNSNSLGIGSAWGSMMASDAPEPHPSPSTNVSFSSEPQNLNTDGPNHTNKQEPPSPIRSLPSWGNAAVGLGSMGQTPPGGSQVNGEDGSSVWGNSGDSKAPSSKEVSGWESGWSRGGGGAGSSGGWGDQSGGNWGKPCTEEAPGGWDTPTSPPQDPKASPWNRAVSTAAASEGSSDSTEAHPQHKDPSPRDNPAPLVPAQDLDPRVLCNTGWGQTPVRQHTSWDMDAKRKKEAAAAAAAAAAAESWGSGPTTPNDAQGPSKANIAPPQRSDPGSKNDVPGSQGASGWGGSIVANNQPSSGWGEPPNNNKPSGGPGGWENPPAAGPTTSIPKNGGQSWGEEKSSGWDDSRNKLTSQGWGEQPKASHSWSNSGGSNNAGDWREPEESKKSPTNPGWEGEAGGWKENPRGWGMSPSAPGIPAAGGNGGWGEPVCQRPTGPPQSWGGKPQEGPTPQSWGGKPQEGRTPQSWGGKPQEGPTPQSWGGKPQEGPTPQSWGGKPQEGPSPQSWGGKPQEGPSPQSWGGKPQEGPAPQSWGGKPQEGPTSQSWGGKPQEGPSGGSSGGGNMDSWSGSGPAKQGGGWGGSKKESLADPTGWEEPSPPSIRRKMEIDDGTSAWGDPVTYSKSVNLWDRNNPGKSQAKVTTGGNCPPGPNNTHSHSHNHPHHGPPAPLQNHTQNSQNQGPSSGPMEPVVQHQSGPSHNRGPLISQGWGEIPNSHTKSESSWGEAPPPPVSTDNGTSAWNKSTGGWGDNNPDSYSRGNPTMTSASCKPAPKPMQDGWGGGGEELNMQGGQWDAEDGDMWNNSASHENNSSCNSWGNASKKGPPKLSQGKVQGKQEDAWIMNRLIKQLTDMGFPRDPAEEALKSNNMSLDQAMSALLEKKTELDKRGMGLSGHDYNNGLINKPMGCPRPTILSKDPSADPRSPFMDKQMQSGMFGGGGAAQARAMQQPQPPPHPSVPPLSSSQPSLRAQVPQFLSPQVQAQLLQFAAKNIGLNPALLTSPINPQHMTLLNQLYQLQLAYQRLQIQQQMLQAQRNVSGPIRQQEQQVARTINNMQQQIQQHQRQLAQALLMKQQQQQPPPSHSGLHPGGSKSSLDSFPGHPQAPGLPDLQTKEPQSSLNPYSPYSLSGLNPNMNVNCMEVGGMSMKEPPQPQSRLSQWTHPNSIESLSGSSSPLEPHMGKHGGNLGPPGKPHQMEDSYSPYNLMSSSDSPTSPLVPQDNWGQGKRDNDKMANGTNINWPPEFCPGVPWKGLQNIDPETDPNVTPGSVPSGPTINTNIQDVNRYLMRDRSGGSSPTSSQSEALPPSTDWPVSAYTSSFSPSSPESDDAGKLSEMKSTWSPGPISHSQASLSHELWKVPQGHNRSSNMAPSRPPPGLTNPKPSSTWGGNSLGLAQGWSSSYTSAGTTWSTDSSTRTSSWLVLRNLTPQIDGSTLRTLCMQHGPLITFHLNLTQGNAVVRYSSKDEAAKAQKSLHMCVLGNTTILAEFAGEEEVNRFFAQGQLLGGTTSWQASPGSNQTRMGGSGAPHPIGHSPHWNNNNGSSSSLGGGAKSGGELLWGGVQQYSSLWGPPSGEEGRVMGSPTQINTLLPGDLLSGESM; encoded by the exons AACTGCCCCCACAAAGTGGCCAGGGAGCCCAGTATGATAATCCCCTCTGGGGATCTCAACACCTGCCAGCTAACAGGAGTGCCACAAGTGCTGCATCTTCCACCAACCTCAGCGGCTGGGATCAACTGATCATTGACCAGAAAGAAACAGAGGCTTGGCCTTCTATTACCCTCAGCCAGAGCCAGGCCCCTCCAGGAGGATGCCATTTGGACACTGACCCTGGTCATCTGACCAACAGCAGCAGCAATAGTactagtagtagttgtagtaccGTGAGTATGGCTACGGGCGCCAATAGCCAGACAGGCCACTTCTCTGCCAACCACCTTAGCAGCAAGGCCAACAGTGGGCCCAGCCCTGCCAATCATACTGGAACCAGCACGCTCTCCAGCCAGGTTGCAGCCAATCGCAGCTGGGGCTCTGGGCCTGGATCCTCCCATTGCCCCTCCCAGTCCTCAGTGGGGAGTGAAGGGAAGAACGACAGCCCAGTCGGGGGAGGAAACAGCAGGGGTTGGGGGTCTTCACCAACCTCCACCACCAACTTTAACTTGAACCTAAACCCTAATGCCAACCCGTCTGCCTGGCCGGTGTTGGGGCATGACGGGGTTGGCACAGGGGGAGGCAGCTCAGGGGGAGCCAACACCATTTCACCTCCTCAACCTTCACCCAACCTCTGTAACCCGCCTGCCCCCCCACCAGCCCAGACCAGCAACTGTACTGGAGCCAACACTAACAGCAACTCTTTGGGGATTGGCAGCGCCTGGGGCAGCATGATGGCCTCCGACGCGCCAGAGCCACACCCCTCCCCGTCCACGAATGTGTCTTTCAGTTCAGAACCTCAGAACCTTAATACTGATGGACCAAATCACACTAATAAGCAGGAACCCCCTAGCCCCATCCGCAGCTTGCCTAGCTGGGGTAATGCAGCTGTAGGCTTGGGTTCCATGGGCCAGACCCCCCCAGGGGGCTCTCAGGTCAATGGAGAAGATGGTAGCTCAGTATGGGGTAACAGTGGCGACTCAAAGGCACCTTCATCTAAGGAGGTATCTGGCTGGGAATCTGGCTGGAGCCGTGGAGGAGGTGGAGCAGGAAGCTCTGGAGGCTGGGGGGACCAGTCAGGTGGGAACTGGGGGAAGCCGTGCACTGAGGAGGCCCCGGGAGGCTGGGACACACCCACCTCTCCTCCCCAGGACCCAAAGGCTAGTCCTTGGAACAGAGCTGTGAGCACAGCTGCTGCAAGTGAAGGCAGCAGTGACAGCACGGAGGCCCACCCCCAGCACAAAGACCCCTCACCCCGAGATAATCCTGCTCCCTTGGTGCCTGCCCAGGATCTGGACCCCAGAGTGTTGTGTAACACTGGCTGGGGACAGACTCCTGTCCGCCAGCACACTTCCTGGGACATGGACGCTAAACGGAAGaaggaagcagcagcagcagcagcagcagcagcagcagcggaaTCATGGGGCTCTGGCCCTACTACTCCAAATGATGCCCAGGGGCCCTCCAAGGCTAACATTGCCCCCCCTCAAAGGAGTGACCCCGGGAGCAAAAATGATGTGCCTGGTTCTCAGGGAGCTTCAGGTTGGGGTGGAAGCATTGTTGCTAACAACCAGCCTAGCTCTGGTTGGGGAGAGCCTCCCAACAACAATAAGCCCTCGGGCGGCCCTGGTGGCTGGGAGAATCCTCCAGCAGCAGGGCCCACCACCAGTATACCCAAGAATGGGGGTCAATCCTGGGGAGAGGAGAAGTCATCCGGGTGGGATGATTCTCGCAACAAGCTAACATCCCAAGGCTGGGGAGAGCAACCCAAAGCATCCCACAGCTGGAGCAATAGTGGAGGGAGCAATAATGCTGGGGACTGGAGGGAACCAGAGGAGAGCAAAAAGAGTCCCACCAACCCGGGCTGGGAGGGGGAGGCAGGAGGCTGGAAGGAAAACCCAAGAGGTTGGGGGATGTCTCCTTCAGCACCTGGGATACCTGCAGCTGGAGGAAATGGGGGCTGGGGAGAGCCAGTTTGCCAGCGCCCCACTGGCCCTCCTCAAAGTTGGGGAGGCAAGCCTCAAGAGGGGCCCACTCCTCAAAGTTGGGGAGGCAAGCCTCAAGAGGGGCGCACTCCTCAAAGTTGGGGAGGCAAGCCTCAAGAGGGGCCCACTCCTCAAAGTTGGGGAGGCAAGCCTCAAGAGGGGCCCACTCCTCAAAGTTGGGGAGGCAAGCCTCAAGAGGGACCCAGTCCTCAAAGTTGGGGAGGCAAGCCTCAAGAGGGACCCAGTCCTCAAAGTTGGGGAGGCAAGCCTCAAGAGGGGCCCGCTCCTCAAAGTTGGGGAGGCAAGCCTCAAGAGGGGCCCACTTCTCAAAGTTGGGGAGGCAAGCCTCAAGAGGGGCCCAGTGGTGGTAGTAGTGGAGGAGGGAACATGGACTCTTGGTCTGGCTCAGGCCCAGCAAAGCAGGGTGGAGGCTGGGGGGGCAGTAAGAAGGAGTCCTTAGCTGATCCCACAGGCTGGGAAGAGCCCTCCCCACCTTCAATCCGACGTAAGATGGAGATTGATGATGGGACCTCAGCTTGGGGGGACCCTGTAACCTACAGCAAGTCAGTCAACCTGTGGGACAGGAACAATCCAGGAAAGTCCCAAGCTAAAGTTACCACTGGAGGCAATTGCCCCCCAGGCCCCAACAACACCCATTCCCACTCACACAATCACCCCCATCACGGGCCGCCTGCACCTTTACAGAACCACACCCAAAACTCCCAAAACCAAGGACCCAGCAGTGGGCCCATGGAGCCCGTTGTTCAACACCAGTCGGGGCCATCTCACAACAGGGGTCCCTTGATATCTCAAG GTTGGGGAGAGATACCGAACTCCCACACAAAATCAGAGAGCTCTTGGGGGGAAGCTCCTCCCCCTCCGGTCAGCACCGACAACGGGACGTCTGCTTGGAACAAATCCACCGGCGGCTGGGGAGACAACAACCCGGACAGCTACAGCCGGGGCAACCCCACAATGACATCTGCTTCTTGCAAACCTG CCCCCAAACCTATGCAAGACGGGTGGGGAGGTGGAGGTGAAGAGCTGAACATGCAGGGGGGTCAGTGGGACGCTGAGGATGGAGACATGTGGAACAACTCTGCCTCCCATGAGAACAACTCCTCCTGTAACTCCTGGGGCAATGCATCCAAAAAAGGCCCACCGAAG CTCTCCCAGGGAAAAGTCCAAGGGAAGCAGGAAGATGCCTGGATCATGAACCGTCTCATCAAACAGCTGACGGACATGGGCTTCCCT AGGGATCCGGCAGAGGAGGCTCTGAAGAGCAACAACATGAGTCTGGATCAGGCCATGAGTGCCCTGCTGGAGAAGAAGACGGAGCTGGACAAGAGGGGGATGGGGTTATCCGGCCACGACTACAACAACGGGCTCATCAACAAGCCTATGGGCTGCCCTCGGCCTACAATTCTTTCCAAAGACCCCTCAGCAGACCCTCGCTCGCCCTTCATGGACAAG CAGATGCAGAGTGGAATGTTTGGCGGTGGTGGAGCAGCACAAGCCCGGGCCATGCAGCAGCCTCAGCCGCCCCCCCACCCGTCAGTGCCGCCGCTCAGTTCCTCTCAGCCGAGTCTACGTGCTCAAGTGCCTCAGTTTCTCTCCCCTCAG gttcaaGCACAGCTCTTACAGTTTGCAGCAAAAAACATTGGTCTGAATCCTGCACTTTTAACCTCACCAATAAACCCTCAACATATGACCCTTCTGAATCAACTTTACCAGCTGCAACTG GCATACCAGCGTTTACAAATTCAGCAGCAGATGTTGCAGGCGCAGCGAAACGTTTCTGGCCCTATTCGACAACAAGAGCAGCAA GTTGCACGTACAATCAATAACATGCAGCAGCAGATCCAACAGCACCAGCGTCAGCTGGCCCAGGCCCTGCTGAtgaagcagcagcaacagcagccgcCCCCCTCCCACTCGGGCCTGCATCCTGGTGGGTCCAAATCCTCCCTGGATTCATTTCCAGGTCACCCCCAGGCTCCAGGCCTCCCCGACCTGCAGACCAAAGAGCCGCAGTCATCTCTGAACCCTTACAGCCCGTACTCTCTCT CTGGACTGAATCCAAACATGAATGTAAACTGCATGGAGGTGGGAGGTATGTCTATGAAGGAACCCCCCCAGCCTCAATCGCGCCTATCGCAGTGGACGCATCCCAACTCCATCGAAAGCCTCTCTGGAAGCTCCTCTCCTCTAGAGCCTCACATGGGCAAGCATG GTGGTAACCTGGGCCCCCCAGGTAAGCCCCATCAGATGGAGGACTCTTACAGCCCCTACAACCTGATGTCCAGCTCAGACTCTCCTACCAGCCCCCTGGTCCCTCAGGACAACTGGGGGCAGGGCAAGAGAGACAACGACAAGATGGCTAATGGGACCAATATCAACTGGCCTCCAG AGTTCTGCCCTGGTGTGCCGTGGAAAGGCCTCCAGAATATTGACCCTGAGACCGACCCAAATGTGACCCCCGGCAGCGTCCCCAGCGGGCCCACCATCAACACCAACATCCAAGATGTCAACCGCTACCTGATGCGGGACAGGAGTGGAG GCTCCTCCCCCACTTCATCTCAGAGCGAGGCTCTGCCTCCCTCCACTGATTGGCCAGTCAGTGCCTACACTAGCTCGTTCAGTCCGTCGTCCCCGGAGTCGGACGATGCAG GTAAACTGTCGGAGATGAAATCCACTTGGTCTCCAGGCCCCATTTCTCACAGTCAGGCCTCTCTGTCCCACGAGCTGTGGAAGGTTCCCCAGGGCCATAACCGGAGCAGCAACATGGCCCCTTCCCGACCCCCGCCTGGCCTCACCAACCCCAAGCCTTCTTCAACCTGGGGGGGCAACTCGCTGGGCCTGGCCCAAGGCTGGAGCAGCTCTTACACCTCAG CAGGTACCACATGGAGCACAGACAGCTCCACCAGGACCAGCAGCTGGCTGGTTCTGAGGAACCTCACTCCACAG atTGATGGTTCGACTCTGCGCACACTGTGCATGCAACACGGCCCCCTCATCACATTCCACCTCAACCTGACGCAGGGCAACGCTGTGGTGCGCTACAGCTCCAAGGATGAAGCTGCTAAGGCTCAGAAGTCACTGCACAT GTGCGTGCTCGGGAACACCACCATCCTGGCAGAGTTTGCTGGGGAAGAGGAAGTGAACCGCTTCTTTGCACAGGGCCAGTTGCTGGGCGGAACCACCAGCTGGCAGGCCTCTCCGGGCTCCAATCAGACGAGGATGGGAGGGTCCGGAGCCCCCCACCCCATCGGCCACTCGCCCCACTGGAACAACAACAACGGCAGCAGCAGTAGCCTGGGAGGCGGAGCAAAGTCGGGCGGAGAGCTGCTGTGGGGCGGTGTGCAGCAGTACTCCAGCCTGTGGGGACCCCCGAGTGGAGAGGAGGGACGCGTCATGGGGAGTCCCACCCAAATCAATACACTGCTGCCTGGGGACCTGCTGAGTGGAGAGTCCATGTAG